One Oncorhynchus clarkii lewisi isolate Uvic-CL-2024 chromosome 32, UVic_Ocla_1.0, whole genome shotgun sequence DNA window includes the following coding sequences:
- the LOC139391753 gene encoding bone morphogenetic protein 8B-like: MSSDTLKDLSQTTESLDRPDASRTYIYAHACPCTGRRIHGNNNSTYRHPLQLTLFPVALILVPLLLCLWGHQAQGVVHSSFRRLSSREKKEMQREILSILGLPGRPRPHPPLRPPSSAPLFMLDLYHAVSAEGDEGNGIGNEVGGLGFGGLDGLTGHVSHAALPTLSTHTPPLGTVVSEADTVMSFVNLVEQERDLLQPRPYWKEFRFDLTPLPQGETVTAAEFRIYKTLTMGQRANRTLHISVYEIQRENKHREPELVLLDMQSVPAGQEGWLAFDVTSASNRWLLHTRSNLGIRLYVETEEDRSLSAGWVGLVGRRGPRSKQPFMVTFFRASQVPCRPPRALKPNPRKRKPKYDLPLPSIHDHSHVNSGRQACKRHELYVSFSDLGWKDWVLAPTGYSAFYCDGECLYPLGSCMNATNHAMIQLVVHLLKPDEVPKACCAPTKLSPISVLFYDDNNNVILKKHRNMVVKTCGCL; this comes from the exons ATGTCATCGGACACCTTGAAAGATCTCTCTCAAACCACGGAGAGCTTGGACAGACCGGACGCCTCCAGAACGTACATCTACGCCCATGCCTGCCCGTGCACGGGAAGACGCATCcatggcaacaacaacagcacctaCAGACACCCTCTCCAACTCACGCTCTTCCCTGTGGCTCTCATCCTCGTCCCCTTGCTGCTCTGTCTCTGGGGCCATCAGGCCCAAGGAGTCGTCCACTCCAGCTTCCGCCGCCTCAGCAGCCGAGAGAAGAAAGAGATGCAGAGGGAGATCCTGTCCATCCTGGGTCTACCGGGCCGGCCCAGACCCCATCCTCCCCTCCGACCGCCCTCCTCAGCCCCCCTCTTCATGCTGGACCTGTACCACGCTGTGTCGGCCGAGGGGGATGAGGGAAACGGAATAGGGAATGAGGTAGGGGGACTGGGGTTTGGCGGTCTGGATGGTTTGACGGGCCACGTCAGCCATGCCGCACTGCCCACTCTCAGCACACACACGCCGCCGCTGGGTACGGTGGTCAGCGAGGCCGATACGGTCATGAGCTTCGTTAATCTGG tggAGCAGGAGCGGGACCTGCTGCAGCCACGGCCGTACTGGAAGGAGTTCCGTTTTGACCTGACGCCCCTCCCCCAGGGGGAGACGGTCACGGCTGCAGAGTTCCGCATTTATAAGACCCTGACCATGGGCCAGAGGGCCAACCGCACCCTGCACATCTCCGTCTACGAGATCCAACGGGAGAACAAACACAG aGAGCCAGAGCTGGTGCTGCTGGACATGCAGTCAGTGCCCGCGGGGCAGGAGGGCTGGCTGGCTTTTGACGTGACCTCTGCCAGCAACCGTTGGCTCCTGCACACCCGCAGCAACCTGGGCATTCGTCTCTATGTGGAAACAGAGGAGG ACCGGTCCTTGTCAGCTGGGTGGGTAGGCTTGGTGGGTCGAAGGGGCCCCCGCTCCAAACAGCCCTTCATGGTGACCTTCTTCAGAGCCAGCCAGGTCCCCTGTCGCCCCCCACGCGCCCTGAAACCCAACCCCCGCAAGAGGAAGCCCAAATATGACCTGCCCCTTCCCAGTATACATG ACCACAGCCACGTCAACAGTGGGCGTCAGGCTTGTAAGAGACATGAATTATATGTGAGCTTTAGTGACCTAGGCTGGAAG GACTGGGTCCTGGCTCCTACTGGTTACTCTGCCTTCTACTGTGATGGAGAATGCCTATACCCTCTGGGTTCCTGCATGAACGCCACCAACCACGCTATGATCCAACTAGTG GTTCACCTTTTGAAGCCGGATGAGGTTCCCAAAGCGTGCTGCGCTCCCACCAAGCTCAGTCCCATCTCTGTACTCTTCTACGACGACAACAACAATGTGATCCTAAAGAAGCATCGCAACATGGTGGTCAAGACCTGTGGATGCCTGTAA